The Stratiformator vulcanicus genome has a segment encoding these proteins:
- a CDS encoding DUF3302 domain-containing protein: protein MGLLDLFALLILAVLGASLVGLWALLGILPGMIARKRRHPQADAISVCGWWGAATLGVLSPLAYVWAYTNSDWRDSERGVPQGNGNGVDDQ from the coding sequence ATGGGCTTGCTGGACCTCTTCGCTTTGCTAATTCTCGCCGTTCTAGGGGCTTCCCTGGTTGGACTGTGGGCCTTGCTGGGAATCTTGCCTGGAATGATTGCCAGGAAGCGTAGGCACCCGCAGGCCGATGCAATTTCCGTTTGCGGATGGTGGGGAGCAGCCACCCTCGGCGTGCTATCACCGCTTGCCTACGTCTGGGCTTATACCAACTCCGACTGGCGGGATAGCGAAAGGGGCGTACCTCAAGGTAATGGGAATGGGGTCGACGACCAATGA
- a CDS encoding HlyD family secretion protein — MIVFLTLCYIAVLALLVRIRVIPLNLWWKLSPAVWMFVMLIVLFLPMQWGAPSGPVNVYKTVVEVVPNVSGEVIEVPARGLESLEQGAVLFRIDPEPYQARADELQAQLAETKQNVDRLRASSDAAAATVKNTLAEIEVAKADEAASIAAVEAAKAALEEAKGNKQKAEAVVSDLGVQVAAAQREYDRVLSLVPSGAITESERDRTEIQITSLKSQLNTARVDVRVADDVIARAGADVTAANAVAASSGLRVKQLFEADLVRVRAEAREADLLANSMIGDEHTSVVRVRSQLAKAQFDLEQTTVRAPSDGYVVGMSLRPGQRVAAFPVRTWMSFVPVDDVTVAVGIPQYTVRNVKPGQKVEVVFKLYPGRVFSATVEKLMRINEQGQLQPSGNVATTPGVDQSTVPFGVRLRLDENDDIDVASLPGGAVGTASIYTDQARATHIIRRVMLRMETWMNYIIPW, encoded by the coding sequence ATGATTGTCTTCCTCACATTGTGTTACATCGCTGTACTTGCGTTGCTCGTCCGAATACGCGTCATCCCCCTCAATCTGTGGTGGAAGCTATCACCAGCTGTATGGATGTTTGTGATGCTAATCGTGCTCTTTCTGCCAATGCAGTGGGGAGCCCCGTCAGGCCCGGTCAATGTCTACAAGACCGTTGTTGAGGTCGTTCCGAACGTATCGGGAGAGGTCATCGAGGTCCCAGCACGTGGCCTGGAATCCCTTGAGCAGGGTGCCGTCCTGTTCCGAATTGACCCCGAGCCTTATCAGGCCAGGGCCGATGAATTGCAGGCACAACTTGCCGAGACAAAGCAGAATGTTGACCGATTAAGGGCCAGCTCTGACGCGGCCGCCGCGACTGTGAAGAATACGCTGGCGGAAATCGAGGTTGCTAAGGCGGATGAGGCAGCGTCAATAGCTGCGGTCGAAGCGGCAAAAGCAGCTCTCGAAGAAGCGAAAGGGAACAAGCAGAAAGCAGAAGCGGTAGTCTCTGACCTCGGCGTTCAAGTTGCGGCCGCCCAAAGGGAGTACGACCGCGTCCTCTCCCTCGTGCCCTCTGGTGCGATCACCGAGTCCGAGCGTGACCGTACCGAGATTCAGATAACCTCTCTGAAGAGTCAGCTGAACACGGCGAGGGTCGACGTGCGAGTCGCGGACGATGTCATCGCACGAGCCGGTGCTGACGTGACCGCTGCAAACGCCGTAGCTGCTTCCTCCGGGTTGCGTGTCAAACAATTGTTCGAAGCAGACCTTGTTCGCGTAAGGGCAGAAGCTCGTGAAGCCGACTTGTTGGCAAACTCAATGATTGGCGATGAACACACCAGCGTGGTCAGGGTCCGGTCGCAACTTGCAAAGGCCCAATTTGACCTTGAGCAAACAACCGTACGGGCTCCTAGCGACGGTTACGTTGTCGGGATGAGCCTGAGACCAGGGCAGCGGGTCGCTGCGTTTCCTGTGCGAACATGGATGAGTTTCGTGCCAGTGGACGACGTGACGGTTGCCGTTGGGATTCCACAATACACCGTCCGAAACGTGAAGCCTGGTCAGAAGGTAGAAGTCGTATTCAAGCTCTATCCAGGAAGGGTCTTCTCTGCAACGGTCGAAAAACTCATGCGCATCAACGAACAAGGCCAGCTTCAACCCAGTGGAAACGTCGCGACGACCCCGGGAGTCGACCAATCCACTGTCCCATTTGGAGTACGATTGCGTCTCGACGAGAACGATGACATTGACGTTGCGTCGCTTCCAGGAGGAGCTGTCGGGACAGCTTCAATTTACACCGACCAGGCTCGTGCAACTCACATCATTCGGAGGGTAATGCTCCGGATGGAAACATGGATGAACTACATCATTCCCTGGTAA
- a CDS encoding tyrosine-protein phosphatase — translation MDELHHSLVIAMTAYRILITACLVAASLSMCYAESTRQVPLTGQCNFRDIGGYETDDGRQVREGFVFRSGELPRLTDEDLAVLKRLRIKTVVNFLTDVETRSRGKDRLPQGAREVSFPIESDEGLVAAVVEARRTADFSVMPPSINPKIHRELISEAREQYASLFREIAQSREPLVFHCSHGVHRTGTATAVLLWGLGVPWDTVREDYLLSNKFREAEVKKRLSQLRKLAAENQDISPDNVDMTNIEAFYILKGVYIDASRDEILKHFGSIEGYLSRGLGLTATEINLLREKMLQ, via the coding sequence ATGGATGAACTACATCATTCCCTGGTAATTGCTATGACCGCCTATCGCATCCTTATCACAGCTTGCCTTGTAGCCGCGTCGCTCAGCATGTGCTACGCCGAAAGTACTCGGCAGGTGCCGCTTACGGGCCAATGCAACTTCCGAGATATCGGTGGCTACGAGACAGACGACGGCCGACAGGTCAGAGAAGGTTTCGTCTTTCGCAGTGGAGAGTTGCCACGACTGACCGACGAAGACTTAGCCGTTCTAAAGCGGCTCCGCATCAAGACTGTCGTGAACTTCTTGACAGACGTTGAGACCAGATCCCGTGGCAAGGACCGGCTCCCGCAAGGTGCTCGTGAAGTCTCCTTTCCGATCGAATCGGACGAGGGCCTTGTGGCAGCCGTCGTAGAGGCCCGTAGAACAGCAGATTTCTCCGTAATGCCGCCCAGTATTAATCCGAAAATCCACCGCGAATTGATCAGCGAAGCCCGAGAACAGTACGCGTCATTGTTCAGGGAAATCGCTCAGTCGCGAGAGCCACTCGTGTTTCACTGTTCTCATGGCGTCCACCGCACGGGCACGGCGACCGCAGTTCTCTTGTGGGGATTGGGGGTACCCTGGGACACGGTGCGGGAAGACTATCTACTGTCGAACAAATTCCGCGAAGCCGAGGTCAAGAAACGCTTGTCACAACTTAGGAAGTTGGCGGCCGAGAACCAGGACATATCACCAGACAACGTGGACATGACAAACATCGAGGCCTTCTACATCCTCAAGGGCGTATACATCGATGCTAGTCGCGACGAGATACTCAAGCACTTTGGTTCCATCGAAGGCTACCTGTCACGGGGGCTTGGTCTGACGGCCACCGAAATCAACTTGCTGCGTGAGAAAATGCTCCAGTGA
- a CDS encoding ABC transporter substrate-binding protein: protein MLHGAANAQEANSKSEKLPLTVAGYPYERVTAIQDGRVEIDNRQVEFETAKIGEMNQHVFSGPQTRDVTEVGLIPYLLAFCNDGFRDYLPLPIFVLKVFRHKSIFVHADRGINKPEDLRGRKVATVGYSSSGLTWVRGILQDEYGVSPEDIKWVLTEKDSAAGQTGGASKWEKLLPASLAVEKAPAGKDESDLLLEGAVDAIFHPAEPRAYVKRHPKVRRLFGDCRAVEQRYFKKTGIYPIMHLVAIRRELAEQQPWLPKAIFNAYCKSKQLDYEESRRIRWAYSSLPWYGQEFNETVEFMGPNFYSYGIPKNRKALETVFRYLHKQGLAERELKIEEVFLESTIGLEDS from the coding sequence ATGCTTCATGGAGCCGCAAATGCCCAAGAAGCCAACTCGAAGTCTGAAAAGTTGCCTCTAACAGTAGCGGGGTACCCTTACGAACGGGTCACAGCGATTCAAGACGGTCGCGTAGAAATCGACAATCGTCAGGTAGAGTTCGAGACGGCGAAAATTGGGGAAATGAATCAGCACGTTTTTTCGGGGCCTCAAACACGTGACGTGACCGAGGTTGGCCTCATCCCCTATTTGCTAGCGTTCTGCAATGACGGGTTTCGCGACTATTTGCCGCTGCCGATCTTCGTGCTGAAGGTGTTCCGGCACAAAAGCATCTTTGTGCATGCCGATCGAGGAATCAACAAGCCTGAAGATTTGCGCGGCCGGAAGGTCGCCACGGTTGGCTATTCGTCCTCTGGCCTGACTTGGGTACGAGGCATCCTGCAAGATGAGTACGGAGTTTCACCTGAGGACATCAAGTGGGTCTTGACGGAAAAAGACTCCGCTGCAGGGCAGACTGGAGGCGCTTCCAAGTGGGAAAAATTGTTGCCTGCAAGCCTTGCAGTCGAAAAGGCTCCCGCCGGAAAGGATGAGTCCGACCTGCTATTAGAAGGGGCCGTTGACGCCATCTTCCATCCGGCAGAGCCAAGGGCCTACGTTAAGCGTCACCCGAAAGTCAGGAGACTCTTCGGAGACTGTCGTGCAGTTGAGCAGCGTTACTTCAAGAAGACCGGGATTTATCCCATCATGCACCTGGTCGCTATTCGACGTGAATTGGCAGAGCAGCAGCCTTGGTTGCCGAAAGCTATATTCAATGCCTACTGTAAGTCGAAACAACTCGACTATGAGGAATCAAGGAGAATTCGCTGGGCCTACAGCTCTCTCCCGTGGTACGGGCAAGAGTTCAACGAGACAGTCGAGTTCATGGGCCCCAACTTCTACTCGTACGGAATACCTAAGAACCGGAAGGCCCTCGAAACAGTGTTCCGCTACCTGCATAAACAGGGCCTTGCGGAACGCGAACTTAAGATTGAAGAAGTCTTCCTTGAATCGACGATCGGGCTCGAAGATTCCTGA
- a CDS encoding DUF1559 domain-containing protein, translating into MPRNSRGFTLIELLVVIAIIAILIALLLPAVQQARESARRSQCQNNLKQFGLALHNHHDAFGRMPAGANGDNWSWGVFLLPYLDQAQLYDNLDPHSNTVAAALGNSTNLDNARTKLPVFRCPSDIGPNINDQQTVGGNNYNVATSNYLGSHDTHFYSRDVYFNKESGGGGRPAGSVGAFGVARGGHEGFTFEEILDGTSNTITIGEKAWQIGDDVTGGGATVAVRDGDGNIDDWAGNGLALAIGRWGINATRQNATDTDEVQQSFSSRHAGGAHFVFADGSVHFLSENIDHGYEQLIGNGKGSSPAGQFNKQELSFDHVKRSNGVWERLIHIRDRKPVGQF; encoded by the coding sequence ATGCCCCGTAATTCCCGCGGCTTCACACTGATCGAGTTACTCGTAGTGATCGCGATCATCGCGATTTTGATTGCCCTGCTCCTGCCGGCGGTGCAGCAAGCCCGGGAGAGCGCCCGGCGGAGCCAGTGCCAGAATAATCTCAAGCAGTTCGGACTCGCACTGCATAACCACCATGACGCTTTTGGCCGTATGCCGGCTGGGGCAAACGGGGATAACTGGTCGTGGGGCGTTTTTCTGCTTCCATATTTGGATCAGGCGCAACTGTACGACAATCTTGATCCGCACAGCAATACGGTCGCGGCGGCCTTGGGGAACTCAACGAATCTCGACAATGCTCGAACGAAATTGCCGGTCTTCAGGTGCCCGTCTGACATCGGTCCGAATATTAACGACCAGCAAACTGTCGGCGGCAACAACTATAATGTCGCAACATCAAATTATCTCGGCAGTCACGATACCCACTTCTACAGTCGCGACGTTTACTTCAATAAGGAATCAGGCGGCGGTGGCCGACCGGCGGGGTCTGTGGGTGCCTTCGGGGTCGCGAGAGGCGGGCACGAAGGCTTCACATTTGAAGAAATTCTTGATGGCACGAGTAACACGATCACGATCGGCGAGAAGGCGTGGCAGATCGGCGACGACGTGACCGGGGGTGGTGCTACCGTCGCGGTCAGGGACGGTGACGGAAACATTGACGACTGGGCCGGCAACGGCCTCGCTCTGGCTATCGGGCGTTGGGGCATTAACGCGACACGCCAAAACGCAACCGACACCGACGAAGTGCAGCAGTCGTTTTCAAGCCGGCACGCTGGGGGGGCTCACTTCGTGTTTGCCGACGGATCGGTGCATTTCCTAAGTGAGAATATCGATCACGGATATGAGCAATTAATTGGCAACGGAAAAGGCAGTTCTCCAGCCGGGCAATTTAATAAGCAGGAGCTTTCGTTCGATCACGTAAAGAGATCGAATGGCGTCTGGGAGCGACTGATCCACATTCGGGATAGAAAACCAGTTGGGCAGTTTTAG
- a CDS encoding DUF1559 domain-containing protein has translation MSPRRSAFTLIELLVVIAIIAILIALLLPAVQQAREAARRSSCRNHLKQVGLAMHNYHEIHRCFPSGWIEEEPRNQQGCNWGWGALILPLLEQDARYNEMYVGRLSAKQSYIQALDPDGDGVTSRTLMKRPIDVLRCPSDREPKSQKKAIFTKASIGTGSSGNSFEEMAKGNYVAVNSSNRPQFLEGAPGDGGNDRANGAFIMDGKIRVRDVTDGATNTIFVGERIVYIIDASGSSTNCLGVNAFVANAGTGQSSFHSTYSQTSVLAGGEAFINGTADCDRGFSSNHAGGANFLLGDGSVRFLSENIDHNPSTDDVVDSVFESLLGKDDGNPIGKF, from the coding sequence ATGAGTCCTCGTCGCTCGGCCTTTACACTTATCGAACTCTTAGTCGTGATCGCCATTATTGCGATCCTGATTGCCCTCCTTCTGCCGGCAGTGCAGCAGGCAAGAGAGGCGGCCCGCCGCAGTAGTTGCCGAAATCATCTCAAGCAAGTCGGGCTTGCGATGCACAATTATCACGAGATTCACCGTTGCTTTCCATCGGGCTGGATTGAAGAGGAGCCTCGCAATCAGCAGGGTTGCAACTGGGGCTGGGGGGCCCTGATTCTGCCACTGTTGGAACAGGACGCTCGATATAACGAAATGTATGTCGGCCGTCTTTCGGCTAAGCAGTCATACATTCAGGCACTCGATCCGGATGGCGATGGCGTCACCAGTCGCACGTTAATGAAGCGGCCGATTGACGTTCTGCGATGCCCCTCGGACCGAGAGCCAAAGTCACAGAAAAAAGCGATATTCACAAAAGCGTCGATCGGCACGGGCTCTAGCGGAAACTCTTTTGAGGAGATGGCAAAAGGTAACTACGTTGCCGTTAATAGTAGCAATCGCCCTCAGTTTCTCGAGGGAGCGCCCGGCGATGGCGGAAACGATCGGGCCAACGGTGCCTTTATCATGGATGGGAAAATTCGAGTGCGAGACGTGACCGATGGGGCAACCAACACAATTTTCGTCGGGGAACGCATTGTGTACATTATCGACGCCTCAGGCTCGTCGACCAACTGCCTTGGCGTTAATGCCTTCGTGGCCAATGCGGGAACGGGCCAGAGCAGCTTTCACAGTACATACAGCCAGACATCCGTCCTCGCCGGTGGAGAAGCATTTATTAACGGAACCGCCGATTGCGATCGGGGATTCAGCAGTAATCATGCGGGCGGTGCAAATTTCTTGCTGGGCGACGGTTCCGTCAGATTTCTCAGTGAAAACATCGATCATAATCCATCGACCGACGATGTTGTTGACAGCGTGTTCGAGTCACTTCTGGGGAAAGACGATGGGAACCCCATTGGCAAGTTCTAG
- a CDS encoding DUF1549 domain-containing protein: MRFLILCIAGISAAFASNATMAHAAVSFEQDVLPILKERCFQCHTTRSSRPKGGLALDSLDAVMSHQQESSIIAPGKPNESYLYERISTVDDEYTRMPPVDSGPSLTSEQIDIIRKWIASGASVGNWKQFEWEAQQPFEHQPRNSVNLQQAAATIDRLVEKKLDEANQEPNSNIDDETFLRRIFLDSIGRIPTYQEAQVFLQDPASDKRDKLITRLLNSEGYVSDQFNHWADALRVQSNPHKANGAPFIHWIKESIRENKPYDKFVYDMLTAQGTMWGDDNGATGYWFRDSGNFTANYEATTALFLGTDMSCAQCHDHPYDYWSRKQYFQMKAYFDGNRIGSYYLGDVFKKGMDDKIGKSYSEHRHMLRKKRLGNKHPEKERSNTAYQLKSGVQRNLWHWVGRGGYRYPEDYDYDDAKPKGPMEPAVLFGESPERSGISNDPVTAAKWITSPKNHRFVQSIANRMWMKVFGAPVTGELTDVIDIAESDNPALARYLMELMVDLNFDLKKFQQILYNTKTYQRGVSVDHNAGEPFFFAGPVLRRCSAEQLWDSLMTLATRDLDSRIDRSPPDFQWFKRTAAVESVDEFWAIVDEKIAKAPRSLNWRILVRNIKKNGGFDPDKLIRASELHQPAWDGHFLMEFGQSDRTLIDNAWSNPTTPQSLALLNGPLLDEIVREGGLIFETVKTLRNPEERTRAVFLSVLTRKPTEEELRFVLDEISRDEGMRYDKLVWALLNTREFMFIK, encoded by the coding sequence ATGAGATTTCTAATCCTTTGCATTGCCGGAATCAGTGCAGCCTTTGCAAGCAATGCTACGATGGCTCATGCCGCCGTTAGTTTTGAGCAGGATGTTCTCCCAATCCTCAAAGAGCGTTGCTTTCAGTGTCATACGACACGCAGCAGCCGACCAAAGGGGGGACTCGCGCTCGACAGCCTCGATGCCGTCATGTCTCACCAGCAGGAGAGTTCGATTATCGCTCCGGGCAAGCCGAACGAGAGCTACCTCTATGAGCGAATTAGTACCGTCGATGACGAGTACACGCGAATGCCGCCGGTCGACTCGGGGCCGTCGCTGACCTCAGAGCAGATCGATATCATCCGCAAGTGGATTGCATCCGGAGCCAGTGTGGGGAATTGGAAGCAGTTTGAATGGGAGGCGCAGCAGCCTTTCGAACATCAGCCGAGAAATTCCGTTAATCTTCAGCAAGCTGCAGCGACGATTGATCGGCTGGTTGAGAAAAAACTGGACGAGGCTAATCAGGAACCGAATTCTAATATCGACGACGAAACGTTCCTGCGGCGTATTTTCCTCGACTCCATCGGTCGAATCCCGACCTATCAAGAAGCACAAGTATTTTTGCAGGACCCCGCTTCTGATAAGCGGGATAAGCTGATCACCCGCTTGTTGAACAGCGAGGGGTACGTCAGTGACCAATTCAATCACTGGGCTGATGCGCTGCGTGTGCAAAGTAATCCTCATAAGGCGAATGGAGCTCCTTTTATCCATTGGATTAAAGAATCGATCCGTGAGAACAAGCCGTACGACAAGTTTGTTTACGACATGCTGACGGCTCAAGGGACTATGTGGGGAGACGACAACGGCGCGACCGGTTACTGGTTTCGTGACTCAGGCAACTTTACCGCCAACTATGAGGCAACCACCGCCCTGTTCTTGGGCACGGATATGAGTTGTGCTCAATGTCACGACCATCCCTACGACTATTGGAGCCGCAAGCAGTATTTCCAGATGAAAGCGTATTTCGATGGCAATCGCATCGGCAGCTATTATCTGGGAGACGTCTTTAAGAAGGGAATGGATGACAAGATCGGAAAATCTTATAGCGAGCACCGCCATATGCTACGCAAAAAGAGATTAGGCAATAAGCACCCGGAAAAAGAACGCAGCAATACGGCCTACCAGCTAAAGTCAGGCGTGCAGCGGAATCTGTGGCATTGGGTCGGTCGCGGAGGCTATCGCTATCCCGAAGACTACGATTACGACGACGCAAAACCGAAGGGTCCGATGGAGCCCGCCGTATTATTTGGAGAATCGCCTGAGCGGTCCGGAATCTCGAATGATCCCGTGACTGCCGCGAAATGGATCACTTCGCCGAAAAATCACCGATTCGTCCAGTCAATTGCGAATCGCATGTGGATGAAGGTGTTCGGGGCACCGGTTACCGGAGAACTGACTGATGTGATCGACATCGCGGAGAGCGACAACCCGGCATTGGCCCGCTATTTGATGGAGCTGATGGTCGACCTAAATTTCGATCTAAAAAAATTCCAACAGATATTATATAATACGAAGACTTATCAGCGTGGCGTATCTGTCGATCATAATGCGGGCGAGCCATTTTTTTTCGCCGGTCCGGTTCTAAGACGCTGCTCCGCAGAGCAGCTTTGGGATTCTTTAATGACGTTGGCGACGCGTGATCTCGACTCTAGAATAGATCGATCACCGCCCGACTTCCAATGGTTCAAGCGGACTGCGGCGGTCGAGAGCGTCGACGAGTTTTGGGCGATCGTCGATGAAAAGATTGCGAAGGCTCCACGAAGTCTTAATTGGCGTATCCTCGTCAGGAACATCAAGAAAAACGGCGGCTTTGATCCTGACAAACTAATCCGCGCCAGCGAGTTGCACCAGCCTGCTTGGGATGGTCATTTCTTGATGGAATTTGGGCAAAGCGACCGCACATTGATAGACAATGCCTGGTCTAACCCCACGACACCGCAGTCTTTGGCCCTTCTGAACGGGCCATTGCTTGATGAAATAGTCCGCGAGGGCGGCTTAATATTTGAAACAGTCAAAACGCTACGAAACCCGGAAGAACGAACGCGAGCCGTGTTCCTGAGTGTCCTGACCAGAAAGCCGACCGAAGAAGAACTTCGATTCGTGCTCGATGAAATTAGCCGAGACGAAGGAATGCGCTACGACAAACTGGTCTGGGCTCTGCTGAATACGCGCGAGTTTATGTTCATCAAGTAG
- a CDS encoding DUF1501 domain-containing protein — protein sequence MNSDLMKLSAFSRRCFVERAAKSFLGVSLGSLAGRALAAGGANLPDYPKGKGKAKSIIYLFMDGGMSHLDTLDPKPEKKDVQGPIGAIQTKIPGVQFGSVLPKLAQRADKFAVVRSLHHTMGNHEIGKYKVWTGYEQQTGITHPAMGAWVAKQAERLNPNLPSYVKMGGLAGHPANGFFEVKHAPLPITSPTEGIQNVKLRGEMTMDEFRRDLSLAQRIDRNFLARFDSKQVRAYGDLYKDAIAMMTSKDLGAFDIGKEPKEVQQRYGDDDFGKGCLLARRLVEHGVRFVEVSLGGWDTHTDNHKGVADRAKTLDGVLSALLDDLAAKGLIDSTLVVLTTEFGRSPKIDEYAGRNHFPIAYSSILAGGGVQGGQVHGKTSADGSYVVDGMIRPWELNSTIAYALGLDIYNMEMPFPGGQLFSIAGKDTQIDKAQPLTNLFS from the coding sequence ATGAATAGCGACTTGATGAAATTAAGTGCGTTCTCGCGTCGTTGTTTTGTGGAACGTGCCGCGAAGTCATTTCTCGGTGTCAGTCTCGGCTCACTGGCTGGCCGCGCATTAGCCGCGGGCGGAGCCAACCTGCCTGACTATCCGAAAGGAAAAGGCAAGGCAAAAAGCATTATCTATTTGTTTATGGACGGGGGGATGAGCCACCTCGACACGCTCGATCCGAAACCCGAGAAAAAAGACGTGCAGGGGCCTATTGGAGCCATCCAGACGAAGATTCCGGGCGTTCAGTTCGGCAGCGTTCTACCAAAGCTCGCACAGCGGGCTGACAAGTTCGCCGTTGTTCGTAGCCTCCATCACACGATGGGCAACCATGAGATCGGCAAATATAAGGTCTGGACCGGGTACGAACAGCAGACCGGCATCACTCACCCGGCAATGGGCGCATGGGTTGCCAAACAGGCGGAGCGGCTTAATCCAAATTTGCCCAGTTACGTGAAGATGGGTGGGCTCGCCGGGCATCCCGCGAACGGCTTCTTCGAGGTGAAGCACGCTCCGTTGCCGATCACCAGCCCGACCGAGGGCATTCAGAATGTGAAGCTCCGCGGCGAGATGACCATGGACGAATTCCGACGTGACCTGTCTCTCGCCCAGAGAATCGACCGAAACTTTCTGGCCCGCTTCGACAGTAAGCAAGTTCGAGCTTATGGCGACCTCTATAAAGATGCGATCGCAATGATGACTAGTAAAGACCTCGGCGCATTCGACATCGGAAAAGAGCCGAAAGAGGTGCAACAGCGATACGGCGACGACGACTTCGGCAAAGGTTGTCTGCTAGCCCGGCGCCTTGTCGAGCACGGTGTGCGTTTCGTCGAGGTATCGCTCGGCGGCTGGGATACACACACCGATAACCATAAGGGCGTGGCCGATCGGGCAAAAACTCTCGACGGAGTCCTATCCGCACTGCTGGACGACCTAGCGGCGAAGGGACTGATCGACTCGACCCTCGTCGTACTTACAACGGAATTCGGTCGTTCGCCGAAGATCGATGAGTATGCCGGTCGGAATCACTTCCCAATCGCCTATAGCAGCATTTTGGCAGGCGGTGGAGTTCAAGGCGGGCAGGTCCACGGCAAGACAAGTGCCGACGGTAGCTATGTCGTTGATGGCATGATCCGGCCTTGGGAACTCAATTCAACCATCGCTTATGCGTTGGGATTGGATATATACAATATGGAAATGCCGTTTCCCGGCGGACAGCTCTTCAGTATCGCTGGCAAAGACACTCAGATCGATAAAGCGCAGCCTCTGACGAATCTGTTTTCTTAA
- a CDS encoding GntR family transcriptional regulator, translating to MIKKSTLGDQVFQQLASEIVSGRFESGEALREIELASRLNVSRTPVREAIRQLASTGLVEFRVNKGAVVREIEPEQVRQIYHVREALECLAVKLACRNLKTQDFEYLDELVSQVRGSEGEDRRELCNELDLKLHRMIALRSRNPILSDEIDRFNDLMALLRAWTAESEEVLLITLAEHLEIIEALRALDEERSLAAMSLHLRKSADRNAGYIRERAVATNVKNHVCQNTEPQ from the coding sequence GTGATTAAGAAGTCAACACTCGGCGATCAGGTTTTCCAGCAGCTCGCGTCCGAAATCGTCTCCGGCCGGTTTGAGTCCGGCGAAGCCCTGCGCGAGATCGAGTTAGCTTCTCGATTAAATGTCAGTCGGACGCCGGTACGCGAAGCGATCAGGCAGCTCGCGTCAACGGGACTCGTCGAGTTTCGAGTTAACAAGGGTGCCGTAGTCCGTGAAATTGAGCCTGAGCAAGTTCGTCAAATTTATCACGTGCGTGAAGCGCTCGAATGCCTTGCCGTCAAGCTCGCTTGTCGGAACCTGAAGACTCAGGACTTTGAGTACCTCGACGAGTTGGTTTCTCAAGTGCGAGGTAGCGAAGGCGAGGATCGCAGAGAACTCTGCAACGAACTTGACCTTAAACTTCACCGAATGATTGCTCTGCGATCACGAAATCCGATCCTGTCCGACGAGATCGATCGTTTCAACGATCTCATGGCACTTCTGCGAGCTTGGACCGCCGAGAGTGAAGAAGTACTGCTCATCACGCTGGCCGAACATCTCGAAATTATTGAAGCACTGCGTGCTCTTGATGAGGAGCGGTCCCTTGCTGCAATGAGCCTTCATCTCCGGAAATCGGCTGATCGCAACGCCGGCTACATCCGCGAACGTGCCGTGGCGACAAACGTGAAGAACCATGTGTGCCAAAATACCGAACCGCAGTGA
- a CDS encoding HesA/MoeB/ThiF family protein: MRSRLMRQSGLVPEERLIESPVTVIGVGAIGRQVALQAASLGVPTLQLIDFDTVDETNVSTQGYRQQDVGRLKVDAVQDAIREIDPSIEVQRIADRFRTRHEVHRAVFCCVDSISARSAIWKAIKDRCRFWCDGRMLAEVIRVLAVSSHDDHPRYEATLFTQDEAQAGSCTSRGVIYTAHIAAGLMLHQYVRWLRGIPTEPEQTLNLTAAELTIGHPSN, translated from the coding sequence ATGAGGAGCCGTTTAATGCGGCAGAGCGGGCTGGTGCCCGAGGAGAGACTTATTGAATCGCCGGTGACGGTGATCGGCGTCGGAGCGATCGGCCGGCAGGTTGCCCTTCAGGCGGCGTCGCTCGGCGTGCCGACCCTGCAATTAATCGACTTCGACACGGTCGATGAGACGAACGTCTCAACGCAGGGGTACCGACAGCAGGATGTCGGCCGATTAAAGGTCGATGCCGTGCAGGACGCGATCCGTGAGATCGACCCCTCGATCGAAGTGCAGAGAATCGCCGACCGCTTTCGCACTCGCCATGAAGTTCATCGAGCGGTGTTCTGCTGCGTCGACTCGATCTCGGCCCGGTCGGCGATCTGGAAGGCCATTAAGGACCGCTGCCGCTTCTGGTGTGACGGTCGAATGCTGGCGGAAGTGATCCGCGTGCTCGCTGTGTCGTCGCATGACGATCACCCGCGGTACGAAGCGACGCTATTCACCCAAGACGAGGCTCAAGCCGGCAGCTGCACGTCCCGCGGCGTGATCTACACCGCCCACATCGCTGCGGGCTTAATGCTGCATCAATACGTTCGCTGGCTACGGGGCATCCCGACGGAGCCGGAGCAGACGCTGAACTTAACGGCCGCGGAACTCACCATCGGCCACCCCTCAAATTAA